From one Streptomyces mobaraensis genomic stretch:
- a CDS encoding transglycosylase domain-containing protein gives MSDEQSQHRTRARGDDPPGWAPRGDAARPRKRTGWRRLLPTWRMVLGGFLLVVLLLAGGLIAGYTLVDIPAANKAATAESNVFLYADGSQLARDGEVNRESVPLSRIPKAVQHAVLAAEDRDFYGESAVNPEAMVRAAWNTVTGKGKQSGSTITQQYVKNYYLGQEQTISRKVKEFFIAIKLDRESGKDDILEGYLNTSYFGRNAYGIQAAAQAYYGKDSDKLDVAQGAYLATLLNAPSAYDVGAHPENKPRAVARWNYVLDGMVKKKWLTREQRAAVKFPAPGKSKPRLGMSGQRGYLVEAVKDYLTGNKIVDEQTLAAGGYRITTTIDRKKQKAFADAVQSELMDELSDSRKTDSYVRAGGASIDPRTGRIVALYGGIDYTRQYVNNATRRDYQVGSTFKPFVFTSAVQNGSSTQQGRPITPYTVYDGTNKRPVQGPDGPVGYAPANEDDRSYGPITVTKATDLSVNAVYAQMAEDVGPSKVKATAVSLGVPEKTPDLTASPSIALGPATASVLDMAQAYATLANHGRHGPYTLVEKATKGGESLHLPDRQERKQTVPREAADTTTSVLRSVVESPGGTGAAARASGRPAAGKTGTAEEDKAAWFAGYTPDLATVVAVMGQDSESGEQKPLYGATGLPRINGGGYPAQIWAAYTADALEGTPARDFDLEIQQGAESPPPEPPATSAPPPSSSPPPPTSAPPRRPTTTAPPSRPVRPSFPTQPPEPTGPPSLPIITLGPNPGREARTGDHDLLGYDY, from the coding sequence ATGAGCGACGAGCAGTCACAGCACCGCACCCGTGCCAGGGGTGACGACCCGCCGGGCTGGGCGCCGAGAGGCGACGCCGCCCGCCCCCGCAAGCGCACCGGCTGGCGACGGCTGTTGCCCACGTGGCGCATGGTGCTCGGCGGGTTCCTGCTGGTCGTCCTCCTCCTCGCGGGCGGTCTGATCGCCGGGTACACGCTGGTCGACATCCCGGCCGCCAACAAGGCGGCGACCGCGGAGAGCAACGTCTTCCTCTACGCGGACGGCAGCCAGCTCGCCCGCGACGGGGAGGTCAACCGGGAGAGCGTCCCGCTCAGCCGCATCCCCAAGGCCGTCCAGCACGCGGTGCTCGCCGCCGAGGACCGCGACTTCTACGGGGAGTCCGCGGTCAACCCCGAGGCGATGGTCCGCGCGGCGTGGAACACGGTCACCGGCAAGGGCAAGCAGTCGGGCTCCACGATCACCCAGCAGTACGTGAAGAACTACTACCTGGGCCAGGAGCAGACCATCAGCCGCAAGGTGAAGGAGTTCTTCATCGCCATCAAGCTGGACCGCGAGTCCGGCAAGGACGACATCCTGGAGGGCTACCTCAACACCAGCTACTTCGGGCGCAACGCCTACGGCATCCAGGCCGCCGCCCAGGCGTACTACGGCAAGGACTCCGACAAGCTGGACGTCGCCCAGGGCGCCTACCTCGCCACCCTGCTCAACGCGCCCAGCGCCTACGACGTCGGCGCCCACCCCGAGAACAAGCCTAGGGCCGTGGCCCGCTGGAACTACGTCCTCGACGGCATGGTCAAGAAGAAGTGGCTGACCCGCGAGCAGCGGGCCGCGGTGAAGTTCCCGGCGCCGGGCAAGAGCAAGCCGCGGCTCGGCATGTCCGGCCAGCGCGGCTACCTCGTGGAGGCGGTCAAGGACTACCTCACCGGCAACAAGATCGTCGACGAGCAGACGCTGGCCGCCGGCGGCTACCGCATCACCACCACCATCGACCGCAAGAAGCAGAAGGCGTTCGCCGACGCGGTGCAGTCCGAGCTGATGGACGAGCTCAGCGACTCCCGCAAGACCGACTCCTACGTCCGCGCGGGCGGCGCCTCCATCGACCCGCGCACGGGCCGGATCGTCGCCCTCTACGGCGGCATCGACTACACCCGGCAGTACGTCAACAACGCCACCCGCCGCGACTACCAGGTCGGCTCCACCTTCAAGCCGTTCGTCTTCACCTCGGCCGTGCAGAACGGCTCCAGCACACAGCAGGGCCGGCCCATCACCCCGTACACGGTGTACGACGGCACCAACAAGCGGCCGGTGCAGGGGCCCGACGGGCCCGTCGGCTACGCCCCCGCCAACGAGGACGACCGCAGCTACGGCCCGATCACCGTCACCAAGGCCACCGACCTGTCGGTGAACGCCGTCTACGCGCAGATGGCCGAGGACGTCGGCCCGTCGAAGGTGAAGGCGACCGCCGTCTCCCTCGGCGTCCCCGAGAAGACGCCCGACCTGACCGCCTCCCCCTCCATCGCGCTCGGCCCGGCCACCGCCAGCGTCCTGGACATGGCGCAGGCGTACGCCACCCTCGCCAACCACGGGCGGCACGGCCCGTACACGCTGGTGGAGAAGGCCACCAAGGGCGGCGAGAGCCTCCACCTGCCCGACCGGCAGGAACGGAAGCAGACCGTCCCCCGGGAGGCCGCCGACACCACCACCTCCGTCCTGCGGAGCGTGGTCGAGAGCCCGGGCGGGACGGGCGCCGCCGCGCGCGCCTCCGGGCGGCCGGCGGCCGGAAAGACGGGCACCGCGGAGGAGGACAAGGCCGCCTGGTTCGCGGGGTACACCCCCGACCTGGCCACCGTCGTCGCCGTCATGGGCCAGGACTCCGAGAGCGGCGAGCAGAAGCCGCTGTACGGCGCCACCGGGCTGCCCCGCATCAACGGCGGCGGCTACCCGGCGCAGATCTGGGCCGCGTACACCGCCGACGCGCTGGAGGGCACCCCCGCCCGGGACTTCGACCTGGAGATCCAGCAGGGCGCCGAGAGCCCGCCCCCGGAGCCGCCCGCCACCTCCGCGCCCCCGCCGTCCTCCAGTCCGCCTCCGCCCACCTCCGCACCCCCGCGCAGGCCCACGACGACCGCGCCCCCGTCACGGCCGGTACGCCCCTCGTTCCCCACGCAGCCGCCGGAGCCGACCGGGCCGCCCTCGCTGCCGATCATCACGCTTGGGCCCAACCCGGGACGCGAGGCGCGGACGGGCGACCACGATCTGCTGGGGTACGACTACTGA
- a CDS encoding DUF3618 domain-containing protein: MPEARTPAQIEADIARRRGELAVTLDEIGVRMHPSTIIGDAKAKAASKVDHTLGRACAIANRVVSDVRAQFVTDEGVPRLERIVPAAMLAVGVLGLLTASSRRGKDKK; this comes from the coding sequence GTGCCGGAAGCCAGGACCCCTGCGCAGATCGAGGCGGACATCGCCCGCAGGCGCGGTGAGCTCGCCGTGACGCTCGACGAGATCGGTGTGCGGATGCACCCCAGCACGATCATCGGCGACGCGAAGGCGAAGGCGGCCTCGAAGGTGGACCACACCCTCGGGCGGGCCTGTGCGATCGCGAACCGGGTGGTCTCGGACGTGCGGGCGCAGTTCGTGACGGACGAGGGCGTGCCGCGTCTGGAGCGGATCGTTCCGGCGGCCATGCTGGCCGTCGGCGTGCTCGGACTGCTGACGGCGTCGTCGCGCCGCGGCAAGGACAAGAAGTAG
- a CDS encoding sensor histidine kinase, protein MGIRGRIALAISSVTALAVVLLGVAVHHVSGLERDRQARAQQDRLLSSALQLYQREGQVTLNAQLDDAALPAPLAKAVAKGRSGTYISGGEDPRVWAATGVGSGKVLSVSASFPKRDAFQRALDWALLLAGAVTVVLMAVVGWFVAQGLSRRLRTSAAEARRIAAGEAPVTGGTGPAGRDEVAELERSVRAMATALAARVEAEREFTADVAHELRTPVAGLVASAELLPHPRAVEMVQERAQTLRALVEDLLEVSRLDAGVESAQLDAVELPSLVRGVVKRARGQRGVDDVAVEVVGEGRIVATDARRVERILVNILANAAKHGKPPIEVRVEGTRIVVRDHGGGYPPELVSQGPRRFRTAAPERGTGHGLGLTIAVGQAAVLGARLEFGSAEGGGAQAVLDLPEAEDEPEDRPVLRGEGAYGR, encoded by the coding sequence ATGGGCATCCGTGGCCGGATCGCGCTGGCGATCTCCTCCGTCACCGCGCTGGCGGTCGTCCTGCTCGGCGTGGCCGTGCACCACGTCTCCGGGCTGGAGCGGGACCGCCAGGCGCGGGCCCAGCAGGACCGGCTGCTGAGCTCCGCCCTCCAGCTCTACCAGCGGGAGGGCCAGGTGACGCTGAACGCCCAGCTCGACGACGCCGCGCTGCCGGCGCCGCTGGCCAAGGCGGTGGCGAAGGGGCGCTCGGGGACGTACATCAGCGGCGGCGAGGATCCCCGGGTGTGGGCGGCGACGGGCGTGGGCTCCGGCAAGGTGCTGTCGGTCTCGGCGTCCTTCCCGAAGCGGGACGCGTTCCAGCGCGCCCTGGACTGGGCGCTGTTGCTGGCGGGCGCGGTGACCGTGGTGCTGATGGCGGTGGTGGGCTGGTTCGTGGCGCAGGGGCTGTCCCGGCGGCTGCGGACGAGCGCGGCCGAGGCGCGCCGGATCGCGGCGGGTGAGGCACCCGTGACGGGCGGGACCGGGCCCGCGGGCCGGGACGAGGTGGCGGAGCTGGAGCGCTCGGTGCGGGCGATGGCGACGGCGCTGGCGGCCCGGGTGGAGGCGGAGCGCGAGTTCACGGCCGACGTGGCGCACGAGCTGCGCACGCCGGTCGCCGGCCTGGTGGCGTCGGCCGAGCTGCTGCCGCACCCGCGTGCCGTGGAGATGGTGCAGGAGCGGGCGCAGACGCTGCGGGCGCTGGTGGAGGACCTGCTGGAGGTCTCCCGGCTGGACGCGGGGGTGGAGAGCGCCCAACTGGACGCGGTGGAGCTGCCGTCGCTGGTCCGCGGTGTGGTGAAGCGGGCGCGGGGCCAGCGCGGGGTGGACGACGTGGCGGTCGAGGTGGTCGGTGAGGGCCGCATCGTGGCGACGGACGCCCGCCGGGTGGAGCGGATCCTGGTGAACATCCTGGCCAACGCGGCCAAGCACGGGAAGCCGCCGATCGAGGTGCGGGTGGAGGGCACCCGGATCGTGGTCCGGGACCACGGCGGCGGCTACCCGCCGGAGCTGGTCAGCCAGGGGCCGCGGCGGTTCCGTACGGCCGCCCCGGAGCGGGGCACCGGGCACGGGCTGGGCCTGACGATCGCCGTGGGCCAGGCGGCGGTGCTGGGCGCCCGGCTGGAGTTCGGCTCGGCGGAGGGCGGCGGCGCCCAGGCCGTCCTCGACCTGCCGGAGGCCGAGGACGAGCCGGAGGACCGTCCCGTGCTGCGCGGGGAGGGGGCGTACGGGCGGTGA
- the rdgB gene encoding RdgB/HAM1 family non-canonical purine NTP pyrophosphatase encodes MKRLILATRNAHKVTELRSILTGSGLDVELVGADAYPEIPDVKETGVTFAENALLKAHALARATGLPAVADDSGLCVDVLNGAPGIFSARWAGRHGDDKANLDLLLAQLSDIAAPHRAAHFACAAALALPDGTERVVEGRLRGTLRTEPAGSGGFGYDPILQPDGETRTCAELTAEEKNAISHRGQAFRALVPVVRELLG; translated from the coding sequence ATGAAGCGCCTGATCCTCGCCACCCGCAACGCCCACAAGGTCACCGAACTGCGCTCGATCCTCACCGGTTCCGGCCTCGACGTCGAACTCGTGGGCGCCGACGCCTACCCCGAGATCCCCGACGTCAAGGAGACCGGCGTCACCTTCGCCGAGAACGCCCTCCTCAAGGCGCACGCCCTGGCCCGGGCCACCGGACTGCCCGCCGTGGCCGACGACTCCGGCCTCTGCGTGGACGTCCTGAACGGCGCCCCCGGCATCTTCTCGGCCCGCTGGGCGGGCCGGCACGGCGACGACAAGGCCAACCTGGACCTCCTCCTCGCCCAGCTCTCCGACATCGCCGCCCCGCACCGCGCCGCGCACTTCGCCTGCGCCGCCGCGCTGGCCCTGCCGGATGGCACCGAGCGGGTGGTCGAGGGACGGCTGCGCGGCACGCTCCGCACCGAGCCCGCCGGCAGCGGCGGCTTCGGCTACGACCCGATCCTCCAGCCCGACGGCGAGACCCGCACCTGTGCCGAGCTGACCGCCGAGGAGAAGAACGCCATCAGCCACCGCGGCCAGGCCTTCCGCGCGCTGGTGCCGGTGGTGCGGGAGCTGCTGGGCTGA
- a CDS encoding GroES family chaperonin, with amino-acid sequence MLHDRVLVRTDIPEGERRSSGGIVIPATAAVGRRLAWAEVVAVGQSVRTVEPGDRVLYDPEDRAEVEVRGVAYVLMRERDLHAVAAERLEGAEDSTGLYL; translated from the coding sequence ATGCTCCACGACCGCGTGCTGGTCCGGACCGACATCCCCGAGGGCGAGCGCCGCTCCAGCGGCGGCATCGTCATCCCCGCGACGGCGGCGGTGGGCCGCCGGCTGGCCTGGGCGGAGGTCGTGGCCGTCGGGCAGAGCGTGCGCACGGTGGAGCCCGGCGACCGGGTGCTCTACGACCCCGAGGACCGCGCCGAGGTCGAGGTCCGCGGCGTGGCCTACGTCCTGATGCGCGAGCGCGACCTGCACGCGGTGGCGGCGGAGCGGCTGGAGGGGGCAGAGGACTCCACCGGGCTGTACCTGTAG
- a CDS encoding ABC transporter permease yields MALWAHAVRAYLLIAGMWVRSTMTYRASFVLMTIGNCVAGGLDFLAILLMFSHIDALGGFTLPEVALLYGATCTSFGLADLILGNAERVGQRVRDGTFDTLLVRPVPVLAQVAADRFALRRLGRTSQGLAVLGWGVASADVAWTPLKALFLLVTVVAGAAIFCAVFLAGAAFQFWASDASEVANSFTYGGVTLLQYPPTVFARDLVRGVTFVVPLAFVNWLPVLRLLGRDDPLHLPGWVSLCGPLVAVALLALTGLVWRAGLRSYRSTGS; encoded by the coding sequence ATGGCCCTCTGGGCGCACGCCGTCCGCGCGTACCTGCTGATCGCCGGGATGTGGGTGCGCTCGACGATGACGTACCGCGCGTCGTTCGTCCTCATGACGATCGGCAACTGCGTGGCGGGCGGCCTGGACTTCCTCGCCATCCTGCTGATGTTCTCGCACATCGACGCCCTGGGCGGCTTCACCCTCCCCGAGGTCGCGCTGCTCTACGGCGCCACCTGTACCTCCTTCGGCCTCGCCGACCTGATCCTGGGCAACGCGGAACGCGTGGGACAGCGGGTGCGCGACGGCACGTTCGACACCCTGCTGGTGCGCCCGGTGCCCGTCCTCGCCCAGGTGGCCGCCGACCGCTTCGCGCTGCGCCGGCTGGGCCGGACGAGCCAGGGGCTGGCGGTGCTGGGCTGGGGCGTCGCCTCGGCCGACGTGGCGTGGACGCCGCTCAAGGCGCTGTTCCTGCTGGTGACCGTGGTCGCCGGGGCGGCGATCTTCTGCGCCGTGTTCCTGGCCGGCGCGGCGTTCCAGTTCTGGGCGTCCGACGCCTCGGAGGTGGCGAACTCCTTCACGTACGGCGGCGTCACGCTGCTCCAGTACCCGCCGACGGTCTTCGCCCGCGATCTGGTGCGCGGGGTGACGTTCGTCGTCCCGCTCGCCTTCGTCAACTGGCTGCCCGTCCTGCGGCTGCTGGGCCGGGACGACCCGTTGCACCTGCCCGGGTGGGTGTCGCTCTGCGGACCGCTGGTGGCGGTGGCGCTGCTCGCGCTGACGGGACTGGTGTGGCGGGCGGGGCTGAGAAGCTACCGGAGCACAGGGAGTTGA
- a CDS encoding PTS glucose/sucrose transporter subunit IIB, translating to MTDIRPHSCSERGLPWESRSAVPPRAETTGVHMASKAEKIVAGLGGLDNIEEIEGCITRLRTEVNDPELVDEAALKAAGAHGVVKMGTAIQVVIGTDADPIAAEIEDMM from the coding sequence ATGACGGACATACGCCCGCATAGTTGCTCTGAACGTGGTTTACCGTGGGAAAGCCGGTCGGCGGTACCGCCGAGGGCCGAGACAACAGGAGTGCACATGGCCAGCAAGGCAGAGAAGATCGTCGCCGGTCTCGGCGGGCTCGACAACATCGAGGAGATCGAGGGCTGCATCACCCGTCTCCGCACCGAGGTCAACGACCCCGAGCTGGTCGACGAGGCCGCCCTCAAGGCCGCCGGCGCGCACGGCGTCGTGAAGATGGGCACCGCCATCCAGGTCGTCATCGGCACCGACGCGGACCCGATCGCCGCGGAGATCGAAGACATGATGTGA
- the bcp gene encoding thioredoxin-dependent thiol peroxidase has protein sequence MSERLQPGDTAPAFTLPDADGRPVSLADHKGRKVIVYFYPAALTPGCTKQACDFTDNLEFLAGHGYDVIGVSPDKPEKLAKFREKEELRVTLVGDPDKEVLEAYGAFGEKKLYGKTLTGVIRSTVIVDEEGKVERALYNVKATGHVAKIIKDLGL, from the coding sequence ATGAGCGAGCGACTCCAGCCCGGCGACACCGCCCCCGCCTTCACCCTGCCCGACGCCGACGGCCGGCCCGTCTCCCTCGCCGACCACAAGGGCCGCAAGGTCATCGTCTACTTCTACCCCGCCGCCCTGACCCCCGGCTGCACCAAGCAGGCGTGCGACTTCACGGACAACCTGGAGTTCCTCGCGGGCCACGGCTACGACGTCATCGGCGTCTCGCCCGACAAGCCGGAGAAGCTCGCGAAGTTCCGCGAGAAGGAGGAGCTGCGGGTCACCCTCGTCGGCGACCCCGACAAGGAGGTGCTGGAGGCGTACGGCGCCTTCGGCGAGAAGAAGCTCTACGGCAAGACCCTGACCGGCGTGATCCGCTCCACCGTGATCGTCGACGAGGAGGGGAAGGTCGAGCGCGCGCTGTACAACGTCAAGGCCACCGGCCACGTCGCGAAGATCATCAAGGACCTGGGGCTCTGA
- a CDS encoding DUF1707 SHOCT-like domain-containing protein gives MTSERPEMRASDAERERVAEALRTAVAEGRLDMEEFGDRLDAAYKARTHADLAPLVRDLPAAGTELAVPAAAAPAATDESWEGRIGGTPSSKGAIAVMGGFRRHGRWTVPRGFTAFTFWGGGQIDLRQAHFEGREVTIRCIAVMGGMEVVVPPDLDVQVNGLGLMGGFDTKGTGAGSPGSPRVRITGFAFWGGVGVTRKERREKRARMSLEKGE, from the coding sequence ATGACAAGCGAACGTCCTGAGATGCGTGCCTCCGACGCCGAGCGCGAGCGCGTCGCCGAGGCGCTGCGTACGGCCGTCGCCGAGGGGCGGCTGGACATGGAGGAGTTCGGGGACCGCCTGGACGCGGCCTACAAGGCCCGGACCCACGCCGACCTCGCCCCCCTCGTCCGCGACCTGCCGGCCGCCGGGACCGAACTCGCCGTCCCCGCCGCGGCGGCCCCCGCCGCCACCGACGAGAGCTGGGAGGGCCGCATCGGCGGAACCCCCTCCTCCAAGGGCGCCATCGCCGTCATGGGCGGCTTCCGCCGGCACGGCCGCTGGACCGTGCCCCGCGGCTTCACCGCCTTCACCTTCTGGGGCGGCGGCCAGATCGACCTGCGCCAGGCGCACTTCGAGGGCCGCGAGGTGACGATCCGCTGCATCGCCGTGATGGGCGGCATGGAGGTCGTCGTCCCGCCGGACCTGGACGTACAGGTCAACGGCCTGGGCCTGATGGGCGGCTTCGACACGAAGGGCACGGGCGCGGGCTCCCCGGGCTCGCCGCGCGTGCGGATCACGGGGTTCGCGTTCTGGGGCGGGGTGGGTGTGACGCGGAAGGAGCGCAGGGAAAAGCGGGCAAGGATGTCCCTGGAAAAGGGCGAATAG
- a CDS encoding ABC transporter permease, whose translation MRLYAAVAVSGFRRHATYRMATAAGVFTNTVFGFILAYTFIALWDERPHLGGYDRGQALTFVWVGQALLAAVSLLGGGFEQELQARIRNGDIAIDLYRPADLQLWWLAADLGRAAFQLLGRGVVPLTAGALCFELTLPRDPLRWLLFLCAVTLAVVIGFALRFLLALCAFWLLDGDGVIMIGQLLCVFFSGSLLPLTVFPGAFADVAQALPWSAVLQVPVDVLIGRYAGAGLAGALGFQAGWAAVLLALGRLTQGRATRKAVVQGG comes from the coding sequence ATGCGGCTGTACGCCGCCGTCGCGGTGAGCGGCTTCCGGCGCCACGCCACGTACCGGATGGCCACCGCGGCCGGGGTGTTCACCAATACGGTCTTCGGATTCATCCTCGCCTACACCTTCATCGCCCTCTGGGACGAGCGCCCGCACCTGGGCGGCTACGACCGGGGGCAGGCCCTCACCTTCGTCTGGGTCGGCCAGGCCCTGCTGGCGGCCGTCTCACTGCTCGGCGGCGGATTCGAGCAGGAGTTGCAGGCGCGCATCCGCAACGGCGACATCGCGATCGACCTCTACCGGCCCGCCGACCTCCAGCTGTGGTGGCTCGCCGCCGACCTGGGCCGGGCCGCCTTCCAGCTGCTGGGCCGCGGAGTGGTGCCCCTGACGGCGGGCGCCCTCTGCTTCGAACTCACGCTCCCCCGGGACCCATTGCGCTGGCTGCTGTTCCTGTGCGCCGTCACCCTGGCCGTCGTCATCGGCTTCGCGCTGCGCTTCCTGCTGGCGCTGTGCGCCTTCTGGCTGCTCGACGGCGACGGCGTCATCATGATCGGCCAACTGCTGTGCGTCTTCTTCTCGGGCTCGCTGCTGCCGCTCACCGTCTTCCCCGGCGCCTTCGCCGACGTGGCCCAGGCCCTGCCGTGGTCGGCCGTCCTCCAGGTGCCGGTGGACGTGCTGATCGGCCGGTACGCCGGGGCGGGCCTGGCGGGCGCGCTCGGCTTCCAGGCCGGCTGGGCCGCGGTGCTGCTGGCCCTCGGCCGGCTGACCCAGGGGCGGGCCACCCGGAAGGCCGTGGTCCAGGGTGGCTGA
- a CDS encoding ABC transporter ATP-binding protein, whose amino-acid sequence MSGREEHDEASDEAFIELDGVEKVFHVRRRAGLLRRERREVRAVDGLSFRVPRGEIVGYIGPNGAGKSTTIKMLTGILMPSGGRLRVAGIDPARDRTRLARRIGVVFGQRTTLWWDLPLRDSYGLVRRMYRIPDARYRANMERCVDLLDLGDLLDVPVRQLSLGQRMRGDIAAALLHDPDVLYLDEPTIGLDVVSKAKVRGFLRDLNAERGTTVLLTTHDLTDIEQLCGRVMVIDHGRLVYDGGLDGLHTVGESERMLVVDLERELPPIDDVPGTRVDRVEGPRQWLAFPAARSAAPIVAAVAERYPLVDLSVREPDIEQVIARLYADRPSL is encoded by the coding sequence GTGAGCGGGCGGGAAGAACACGATGAGGCGTCCGACGAGGCGTTCATCGAACTGGACGGCGTGGAGAAGGTCTTCCACGTCCGCAGGCGCGCCGGCCTGCTGCGCCGCGAACGCCGCGAGGTCCGGGCCGTCGACGGCCTCTCCTTCCGGGTGCCGCGCGGCGAGATCGTCGGCTACATCGGGCCCAACGGCGCCGGCAAGTCCACGACGATCAAGATGCTCACCGGCATCCTGATGCCCAGCGGCGGCCGGCTGCGCGTCGCCGGCATCGACCCGGCCCGCGACCGCACCCGGCTGGCCCGCCGGATCGGCGTCGTCTTCGGGCAGCGCACCACCCTGTGGTGGGACCTGCCGCTGCGCGACTCGTACGGCCTGGTGCGCCGCATGTACCGGATTCCCGACGCCCGTTACCGCGCCAACATGGAACGCTGCGTCGACCTCCTCGACCTGGGCGACCTGCTCGACGTCCCCGTCCGGCAGCTCTCCCTCGGCCAGCGGATGCGCGGCGACATCGCGGCGGCCCTGCTGCACGACCCCGACGTGCTCTACCTGGACGAGCCGACGATCGGCCTCGACGTGGTCAGCAAGGCGAAAGTGCGCGGCTTCCTCCGCGATCTCAACGCGGAGCGCGGCACCACTGTCCTGCTCACCACCCACGACCTGACCGACATCGAGCAGCTGTGCGGCCGGGTGATGGTCATCGACCACGGCCGGCTGGTCTACGACGGCGGACTGGACGGCCTGCACACCGTGGGGGAGAGCGAACGGATGCTCGTCGTCGACCTCGAACGCGAACTGCCGCCGATCGACGACGTGCCCGGCACCCGCGTCGACCGGGTGGAAGGCCCGCGCCAGTGGCTGGCCTTCCCGGCGGCCCGCAGCGCCGCCCCCATCGTGGCGGCCGTGGCCGAGCGCTACCCCTTGGTCGACCTCTCGGTGCGCGAACCGGACATCGAGCAGGTCATCGCCCGGCTCTACGCCGATCGGCCGAGTCTGTGA
- a CDS encoding DMT family transporter, whose translation MAWILLVVAGLLEVGWSVGMKYTDGFTRLWPSVFTVAGIVASMLLLSRAARTLPIGTAYGVWVGIGAAGAAVLGMTVLGEPAGAARISFVALLLVAVIGLKMTSGH comes from the coding sequence ATGGCATGGATCCTGCTCGTCGTCGCCGGCCTGCTGGAGGTCGGCTGGTCCGTCGGCATGAAGTACACCGACGGCTTCACCCGGCTCTGGCCGAGCGTCTTCACCGTCGCGGGGATCGTGGCCAGCATGCTGCTGCTGTCGCGGGCCGCCCGGACGCTGCCCATCGGCACGGCCTACGGCGTTTGGGTCGGCATCGGCGCGGCGGGCGCCGCCGTGCTCGGCATGACGGTGCTGGGCGAGCCGGCCGGCGCGGCCCGGATCTCCTTCGTCGCCCTGCTGCTGGTGGCCGTGATCGGCCTCAAGATGACGTCGGGACACTGA
- the rph gene encoding ribonuclease PH, translating to MSRIDGRTPDQLRPVTIQRGWSKHAEGSVLVSFGDTKVLCTASVTEGVPRWRKGSGEGWVTAEYAMLPRATNTRGDRESVRGKIGGRTHEISRLIGRSLRAVIDYKALGENTIVLDCDVLQADGGTRTAAITGAYVALADAVAWAQRKKLVKHGRHPLTGTVSAISVGIVDGVPLLDLRYEEDVRAETDMNVVCTGDGRFVEVQGTAEAQPFDRAELDALLDLAVKGCADLDAAQRAALEQTM from the coding sequence ATGTCTCGCATCGACGGCCGCACACCCGACCAGCTCCGCCCCGTGACCATTCAGCGTGGCTGGAGCAAGCACGCCGAGGGCTCCGTCCTCGTCTCCTTCGGCGACACCAAGGTCCTCTGCACCGCCAGCGTCACCGAGGGCGTCCCCCGCTGGCGCAAGGGCAGCGGCGAGGGGTGGGTCACCGCCGAGTACGCGATGCTGCCCCGCGCCACCAACACCCGCGGCGACCGCGAGTCCGTCCGCGGCAAGATCGGCGGGCGCACCCACGAGATCTCCCGCCTCATCGGCCGCTCCCTGCGCGCCGTCATCGACTACAAGGCGCTCGGCGAGAACACCATCGTCCTCGACTGCGACGTCCTCCAGGCCGACGGCGGCACCCGCACCGCCGCCATCACCGGCGCCTACGTCGCGCTGGCCGACGCCGTCGCCTGGGCCCAGCGGAAGAAGCTGGTCAAGCACGGGCGCCACCCCCTCACCGGCACGGTTTCCGCGATCAGCGTCGGCATCGTCGACGGCGTCCCGCTGCTCGACCTCCGTTACGAGGAGGACGTCCGCGCCGAGACCGACATGAACGTCGTCTGCACCGGCGACGGCCGCTTCGTCGAGGTCCAGGGCACCGCCGAGGCCCAGCCCTTCGACCGCGCCGAGCTCGACGCCCTCCTCGACCTCGCCGTCAAGGGCTGCGCCGACCTCGACGCCGCCCAGCGCGCCGCCCTCGAGCAGACGATGTAG